A DNA window from Paralichthys olivaceus isolate ysfri-2021 chromosome 3, ASM2471397v2, whole genome shotgun sequence contains the following coding sequences:
- the gtpbp6 gene encoding putative GTP-binding protein 6 isoform X1, with amino-acid sequence MAALSRICSGLGPCTLSCHRAAAAAAACSLLHTPQHAHTANTCKLRGPRAAPTLQARAVTLWARRLKREDGQHTGFTEEEEEDEDYIEDSEVEELFQQQGPEGITGGQHRVFIVQPDVKWGSRKQHLTTAELMMAEAVGLVNTLDSWRVVDKIILSTKTPEKKRIFGKGNFQSLTEKIRQTAGITAVFVNVERLSPLSEREFQEAWGVKVFDRYSVVLHIFRCNARTKEAKLQISLAEIPLLRSRLKNEMENMDQQGGGSRYIGGSGETLFEVQQRLLKEREIKIRSALEKLRRKRHLLRSQRKRNEFPIVSVLGYTNCGKTTLIKALTGDSGLQPRNQLFATLDVTVHAGQLPSRMTVLYVDTIGFLSQLPHQLIDSFSATLDDIKHSDLLIHVRDISHPEAANQKVNVLNVLKNLKVPDRLMNSMKEVHNKTDLVNNYQSAEPEALPVSALRERGLDELKKVVEEEIVNSTGKHILDLQVNLSTSQLSWLYKEAAVQDVQVNADDGSAVVKVLISTAAYGRYKKLFTGR; translated from the exons ATGGCAGCACTGAGCAGGATCTGTTCAGGGCTAGGACCCTGCACACTGAGctgccacagagcagcagcagcagcagcagcctgctctCTGCTCCACACACCTCAACATGCACACACCGCCAACACCTGCAAACTACGGGGGCCGAGAGCTGCGCCCACCCTGCAGGCCAGAGCTGTCACACTGTGGGCCCGCAGGTTGAAGAGAGAGGATGGACAGCACACAGgcttcacagaggaggaggaggaggatgaagattaCATCGAGGACAGTGAGGTGGAGGAGCTTTTCCAGCAGCAGGGTCCTGAAGGCATCACAGGGGGACAACACAGGGTCTTCATCGTCCAGCCTGATGTGAAGTGGGGCAGCAGGAAGCAGCATCTGACCACAG ccgAGCTGATGATGGCCGAGGCCGTGGGGCTCGTCAACACTTTAGACAGCTGGAGAGTGGTGGACAAGATCATCCTCTCCACCAAGacaccagagaagaagaggatcTTTGGCAAAGGCAACTTCCAGTCCCTCACAG AGAAAATCAGACAAACAGCCGGAATCACcgctgtgtttgtgaatgttgaGCGTCTGTCCCCTTTGTCTGAG AGGGAGTTTCAGGAAGCGTGGGGAGTTAAAGTCTTTGACAGATACTCAGTGGTCCTTCACATCTTCCGCTGCAACGCCAGAACCAAAGAGGCCAAGTTACAGATCTCTCTGGCAGAGATTCCCTTGTTACG ATCTcgtttgaaaaatgaaatggaaaacatgGATCAGCAAGGTGGAGGATCGAGATACATCGGAGGTTCAG GTGAGACACTGTTTGAGGTCCAGCAGAGGCTGCTGAAGGAGCGCGAGATAAAGATTCGCTCAGCACTGGAAAAACTGCGCAGGAAGAGGCACCTGCTGCGTTCTCAGCGCAAACGTAATGAGTTCCCCATCGTCTCTGTGTTGGGGTACACAAACTGTG GGAAAACCACTCTGATCAAAGCTCTGACTGGTGACAGCGGTCTCCAGCCCAGAAACCAACTCTTCGCCACCCTGGATGTCACCGTCCATGCCGGCCAGCTTCCCAGCCGCATGACCGTTCTGTACGTGGACACCATCGGCTTCCTGTCCCAGCTGCCCCATCAGCTCATCGACTCCTTCTCTGCCACCCTGGACGATATCAAGCACTCT GATCTGTTGATTCACGTCAGAGACATAAGTCATCCGGAGGCGGCGAATCAGAAGGTGAACGTACTGAATGTCCTCAAGAACCTCAAGGTCCCCGACAGGCTGATGAACTCCATGAAAGAAGTCCACAATAAAACTGACCTTGTGAACAA CTATCAGTCTGCGGAGCCTGAGGCACTGCCCGTATCTGCCCTGCGAGAGCGAGGCCTAGACGAGCTGAAGAAGGTAGTGGAAGAAGAGATCGTCAACTCGACGGGGAAACACATTTTAGATCTGCAAGTCAACCTCAGCACTTCTCAATTGAG CTGGCTTTACAAAGAGGCAGCCGTTCAGGACGTGCAGGTGAACGCAGACGACGGCTCGGCTGTCGTCAAGGTTCTCATCAGCACCGCTGCTTATGGACGCTACAAGAAACTGTTCACGGGCAGATAG
- the nit2 gene encoding omega-amidase NIT2 isoform X2 — MSGLTRAMSKFRLAVVQLQVSGVKAENLSRARRLVKEAAGRDSQVVLLPECFNSPYGTSFFSSYAERIPGESTQVLSEAAKENKVYLVGGSIPEEDGGKLYNSCTVFGPDGELILKHRKIHLFDIDVPGKIRFQESETLSPGNSLSMFETPFCKVGVGICYDIRFAELAQLYSRRGCQLLVYPGAFNMTTGPAHWELLQRGRAVDNQVYVATASPARDETASYVAWGHSTVVNPWGEVISKAGAEEGVIYADIDLQRLADIRQQIPITAQRRNDLYTVSSVQEG; from the exons ATGTCAGGTTTAACCAGAGCAATGTCCA AGTTCCGTCTGGCGGTGGTGCAGCTGCAGGTGAGCGGTGTGAAGGCGGAGAACCTGAGCAGAGCCCGGAGGCTGGTGAAGGAGGCGGCGGGTCGGGACAGTCAGGTGGTGCTGCTGCCG GAATGCTTCAATTCTCCGTATGGAACCAGCTTCTTCTCTTCCTATGCTGAGCGGATCCCAGGAGAGTCCACCCAGGTGCTGTCAGAGGCAGCCAAGGAGAACAAGGTGTATCTGGTGGGAG GTTCAATCCctgaggaggatggagggaagtTGTATAACAGCTGTACAGTGTTCGGGCCTGATGGAGAGCTGATTCTCAAACACagaaag ATTCACCTCTTTGACATCGACGTCCCGGGAAAGATTCGCTTCCAGGAGTCAGAGACGCTGAGTCCAGGCAACAGTTTGTCAATGTTTGAAACGC CGTTCTGTAAAGTCGGCGTGGGGATATGCTACGACATCAGGTTTGCAGAGCTGGCGCAGCTCTACAGCAGGAGAG GCTGTCAGCTGCTCGTCTACCCCGGAGCCTTCAACATGACGACTGGCCCAGCGCACTGGGAGCTCCTGCAGAGGGGGAG GGCGGTTGATAACCAAGTGTACGTGGCCACAGCTTCACCTGCCAGAGATGAGACCGCTTCATACGTGGCCTGGGGTCACAGCACTGTTGTAAACCCATG GGGAGAAGTGATATCCAAGGCGGGAGCAGAGGAGGGTGTGATATACGCTGATATAG ACCTGCAGCGTTTGGCCGACATCCGGCAGCAGATCCCGATCACGGCTCAGCGTCGCAATGACCTCTACACGGTGTCGTCTGTGCAGGAGGGATAG
- the tbc1d23 gene encoding TBC1 domain family member 23 isoform X1, whose translation MADAAEEALHGSWDQDLADALDSGGSDMEMERGITQVQEHSAQHRAKMWKIALNVSGKGDSLSPWDGVFDLPEQTSIHNRSQQLIDQLGLSEEESSDMVSDVESVITFYCKSRNITFTPELSWPHLLKPLLGLLLPRSDLYNCFYAVMNKYIPRDCVPNGRPFHLYRLLLQYHEPELCSFLDTKKITPDSYAINWLGSLFSSHCIPDVTQALWDSYLQQADPFLIFFIMLVMLVNAKEAILTQEGDSKEEIIKMLEAFPSLLESEDVEDLFSLAQYYQSKTPLSLRKMNQNLFGCSLVALKEEDTDLSQALCLPVSVPEILQANQLQQDGVRFFVVDCRPAEQYNAGHLSTAFHLDSDLMLQNPSEFALSVKSLLEAQKQSLESGSIASGEHLCFMGSGREEEDMYMNMVLAHFLQKNKEYVSITKGGFMALQQHLVDINVEGLDSSYVHWIVSTSGSHSSLSSADGESLSSPGDGKGVKSLVNKMTFALKSKSVNVKEKMISFIENTSTPVDRISFNLPWPEKVIPDRHVSSSDRVGKPYRGVKPVFSIGDEEEYDTDEIDSSSMSDDDRKEIVNIQTWINKPDVKHHIPCNEVKETGHMFPSHLLITATHMYCLREIASRKGFAYIQSRQALNSVVKITSKKKHPELITFKFGSNNSAGVEISAVERYLIPNAGDATKVIKQQIMKVLDALESS comes from the exons ATGGCGGACGCCGCGGAGGAAGCTCTTCACGGCAGCTG GGACCAGGATCTAGCCGATGCTCTGGATTCTGGTGGCTCTGacatggagatggagagaggcatCACCCAGGTCCAGGAACATTCAGCTCAACACAGAGCCAAGATGTGGAAG ATCGCTCTCAATGTCTCTGGAAAAGGAGACAGTCTGTCTCCCTGGGACGGCGTCTTCGATTTACCAGAACAGACATCAATTCATAATCGAAGTCAACAGCTGATTG ATCAGCTGGGATTAtcggaggaggagagcagcgaCATGGTGTCCGATGTTGAGTCAGTCATCACTTTCTACTGCAAGTCCCGTAACATCACCTTCACTCCAGAGCTGAGCTGGCCGCATCTGCTCAAACCACTACTAGGGCTTCTGCTTCCCCGCAGCGACCTCTACAACTGCTTCTATGCTGTAATGAACAAATACATCCCCAG ggACTGTGTGCCAAACGGCCGCCCCTTCCACCTGTACAGACTACTGCTGCAGTACCACGAGCCTGAGCTCTGCTCTTTCTTGGACACCAAAAAGATAACACCTGACTCCTACGCCATTAACTGG CTGGGCAGTTTATTTTCCAGTCACTGCATTCCTGATGTTACCCAGGCATTGTGGGACTCCTACCTCCAGCAGGCTGACCccttcctcatcttcttcatcatgcTAGTTATGCTCGTCAATGCCAA AGAGGCCATTCTTACACAAGAAGGAGAcagcaaagaagaaataatca AAATGCTGGAAGCGTTCCCTTCGCTCCTGGAATCTGAAGACGTtgaagatttgttttctctggctCAGTATTATCAGAGCAAGACTCCTTTGTCGCTCAGAAAG ATGAATCAGAATCTGTTTGGTTGCAGCCTGGTGGCTCTGAAAGAGGAGGACACAGACCTGAGTCAGGCTCTGTGTCTTCCTGTGTCTGTCCCTGAAATCCTGCAGGCCAACCAGCTTCAGCAG GATGGTGTGCGGTTCTTTGTGGTGGACTGTCGGCCTGCAGAGCAGTACAACGCTGGGCATCTGTCCACGGCCTTCCACCTGGACTCTGACCTG ATGCTCCAGAATCCTTCTGAGTTTGCTCTCTCTGTGAAATCCCTGCTGGAGGCTCAGAAGCAGTCTTTAGAGTCTGGTTCCATCGCCAGCGGAGAGCACCTGTGCTTCATGGGcagtgggagggaggaggaggacatgtaCATGAACATGGTGTTGGCCCATTTCCTGCAG aaaaacaaagaatatgTTAGTATCACTAAAGGAGGTTTTATGG CTCTTCAGCAGCATCTGGTTGACATTAATGTGGAAGGCCTGGACTCTTCATACGTCCACTGGATTGTCAGCACATCAGGGTCTCACAGCAGCCTCAGCTCTGCTGAT GGAGAGTCTCTGAGCAGCCCTGGAGACGGCAAAGGTGTGAAGTCCCTGGTCAACAAAATGACATTTGCTCTCAAGTCCAAATCGGTAAACGTGAAGGAGAAGATGATCAGCTTCATTGAAAATACCTCCACCCCTGTAGACAG AATATCTTTCAATCTGCCTTGGCCAGAGAAGGTGATTCCTGATCG GCACGTGAGCAGCAGCGACCGTGTTGGCAAACCTTACCGAGGTGTTAAACCAGTGTTCAGTATCGGTGATGAAGAGGAGTATGACACAG ATGAGATTGACAGCTCCTCAATGTCAGACGATGACAGGAAGGAGATTGTCAACATTCAGACCTGGATAAACAAACCAGACGTAAAGCATCACATTCCATGTAATGAGGTGAAAGAAACTGGCCACATGTTCCCGAG CCACTTGTTGATCACAGCGACTCACATGTATTGCCTGAGGGAGATCGCCTCAAGGAAAGGTTTCGCCTACATCCAATCcagacaagcactgaactcTGTGGTGAAGATCACATCCAAAAAGAAGCACCCCGAACTGATCACCTTCAAGTTTGGCAGCAACAACTCAGCTGGAGTTGAGATATCAGCAGTTGAGAG ATATTTGATACCAAACGCAGGCGACGCCACCAAAGTCATCAAGCAGCAGATCATGAAAGTCCTAGATGCTCTGGAGAGCTCGTAA
- the gtpbp6 gene encoding putative GTP-binding protein 6 isoform X2, giving the protein MMAEAVGLVNTLDSWRVVDKIILSTKTPEKKRIFGKGNFQSLTEKIRQTAGITAVFVNVERLSPLSEREFQEAWGVKVFDRYSVVLHIFRCNARTKEAKLQISLAEIPLLRSRLKNEMENMDQQGGGSRYIGGSGETLFEVQQRLLKEREIKIRSALEKLRRKRHLLRSQRKRNEFPIVSVLGYTNCGKTTLIKALTGDSGLQPRNQLFATLDVTVHAGQLPSRMTVLYVDTIGFLSQLPHQLIDSFSATLDDIKHSDLLIHVRDISHPEAANQKVNVLNVLKNLKVPDRLMNSMKEVHNKTDLVNNYQSAEPEALPVSALRERGLDELKKVVEEEIVNSTGKHILDLQVNLSTSQLSWLYKEAAVQDVQVNADDGSAVVKVLISTAAYGRYKKLFTGR; this is encoded by the exons ATGATGGCCGAGGCCGTGGGGCTCGTCAACACTTTAGACAGCTGGAGAGTGGTGGACAAGATCATCCTCTCCACCAAGacaccagagaagaagaggatcTTTGGCAAAGGCAACTTCCAGTCCCTCACAG AGAAAATCAGACAAACAGCCGGAATCACcgctgtgtttgtgaatgttgaGCGTCTGTCCCCTTTGTCTGAG AGGGAGTTTCAGGAAGCGTGGGGAGTTAAAGTCTTTGACAGATACTCAGTGGTCCTTCACATCTTCCGCTGCAACGCCAGAACCAAAGAGGCCAAGTTACAGATCTCTCTGGCAGAGATTCCCTTGTTACG ATCTcgtttgaaaaatgaaatggaaaacatgGATCAGCAAGGTGGAGGATCGAGATACATCGGAGGTTCAG GTGAGACACTGTTTGAGGTCCAGCAGAGGCTGCTGAAGGAGCGCGAGATAAAGATTCGCTCAGCACTGGAAAAACTGCGCAGGAAGAGGCACCTGCTGCGTTCTCAGCGCAAACGTAATGAGTTCCCCATCGTCTCTGTGTTGGGGTACACAAACTGTG GGAAAACCACTCTGATCAAAGCTCTGACTGGTGACAGCGGTCTCCAGCCCAGAAACCAACTCTTCGCCACCCTGGATGTCACCGTCCATGCCGGCCAGCTTCCCAGCCGCATGACCGTTCTGTACGTGGACACCATCGGCTTCCTGTCCCAGCTGCCCCATCAGCTCATCGACTCCTTCTCTGCCACCCTGGACGATATCAAGCACTCT GATCTGTTGATTCACGTCAGAGACATAAGTCATCCGGAGGCGGCGAATCAGAAGGTGAACGTACTGAATGTCCTCAAGAACCTCAAGGTCCCCGACAGGCTGATGAACTCCATGAAAGAAGTCCACAATAAAACTGACCTTGTGAACAA CTATCAGTCTGCGGAGCCTGAGGCACTGCCCGTATCTGCCCTGCGAGAGCGAGGCCTAGACGAGCTGAAGAAGGTAGTGGAAGAAGAGATCGTCAACTCGACGGGGAAACACATTTTAGATCTGCAAGTCAACCTCAGCACTTCTCAATTGAG CTGGCTTTACAAAGAGGCAGCCGTTCAGGACGTGCAGGTGAACGCAGACGACGGCTCGGCTGTCGTCAAGGTTCTCATCAGCACCGCTGCTTATGGACGCTACAAGAAACTGTTCACGGGCAGATAG
- the nit2 gene encoding omega-amidase NIT2 isoform X1, which yields MSCLLMNVLQDRTVALTDRLCPHVRFNQSNVHCDSLTVVWCLSEFRLAVVQLQVSGVKAENLSRARRLVKEAAGRDSQVVLLPECFNSPYGTSFFSSYAERIPGESTQVLSEAAKENKVYLVGGSIPEEDGGKLYNSCTVFGPDGELILKHRKIHLFDIDVPGKIRFQESETLSPGNSLSMFETPFCKVGVGICYDIRFAELAQLYSRRGCQLLVYPGAFNMTTGPAHWELLQRGRAVDNQVYVATASPARDETASYVAWGHSTVVNPWGEVISKAGAEEGVIYADIDLQRLADIRQQIPITAQRRNDLYTVSSVQEG from the exons ATGTCATGCCTGCTCATGAATGTTTTACAGGATCGAACTGTGGCACTAACAGATCGACTGTGCCCACATGTCAGGTTTAACCAGAGCAATGTCCA CTGTGATTCTCTCACGGTTGTTTGGTGTTTGTCAGAGTTCCGTCTGGCGGTGGTGCAGCTGCAGGTGAGCGGTGTGAAGGCGGAGAACCTGAGCAGAGCCCGGAGGCTGGTGAAGGAGGCGGCGGGTCGGGACAGTCAGGTGGTGCTGCTGCCG GAATGCTTCAATTCTCCGTATGGAACCAGCTTCTTCTCTTCCTATGCTGAGCGGATCCCAGGAGAGTCCACCCAGGTGCTGTCAGAGGCAGCCAAGGAGAACAAGGTGTATCTGGTGGGAG GTTCAATCCctgaggaggatggagggaagtTGTATAACAGCTGTACAGTGTTCGGGCCTGATGGAGAGCTGATTCTCAAACACagaaag ATTCACCTCTTTGACATCGACGTCCCGGGAAAGATTCGCTTCCAGGAGTCAGAGACGCTGAGTCCAGGCAACAGTTTGTCAATGTTTGAAACGC CGTTCTGTAAAGTCGGCGTGGGGATATGCTACGACATCAGGTTTGCAGAGCTGGCGCAGCTCTACAGCAGGAGAG GCTGTCAGCTGCTCGTCTACCCCGGAGCCTTCAACATGACGACTGGCCCAGCGCACTGGGAGCTCCTGCAGAGGGGGAG GGCGGTTGATAACCAAGTGTACGTGGCCACAGCTTCACCTGCCAGAGATGAGACCGCTTCATACGTGGCCTGGGGTCACAGCACTGTTGTAAACCCATG GGGAGAAGTGATATCCAAGGCGGGAGCAGAGGAGGGTGTGATATACGCTGATATAG ACCTGCAGCGTTTGGCCGACATCCGGCAGCAGATCCCGATCACGGCTCAGCGTCGCAATGACCTCTACACGGTGTCGTCTGTGCAGGAGGGATAG
- the tbc1d23 gene encoding TBC1 domain family member 23 isoform X2 encodes MADAAEEALHGSWDQDLADALDSGGSDMEMERGITQVQEHSAQHRAKMWKIALNVSGKGDSLSPWDGVFDLPEQTSIHNRSQQLIDQLGLSEEESSDMVSDVESVITFYCKSRNITFTPELSWPHLLKPLLGLLLPRSDLYNCFYAVMNKYIPRDCVPNGRPFHLYRLLLQYHEPELCSFLDTKKITPDSYAINWLGSLFSSHCIPDVTQALWDSYLQQADPFLIFFIMLVMLVNAKEAILTQEGDSKEEIIKMLEAFPSLLESEDVEDLFSLAQYYQSKTPLSLRKMNQNLFGCSLVALKEEDTDLSQALCLPVSVPEILQANQLQQDGVRFFVVDCRPAEQYNAGHLSTAFHLDSDLMLQNPSEFALSVKSLLEAQKQSLESGSIASGEHLCFMGSGREEEDMYMNMVLAHFLQKNKEYVSITKGGFMALQQHLVDINVEGLDSSYVHWIVSTSGSHSSLSSADGESLSSPGDGKGVKSLVNKMTFALKSKSVNVKEKMISFIENTSTPVDRHVSSSDRVGKPYRGVKPVFSIGDEEEYDTDEIDSSSMSDDDRKEIVNIQTWINKPDVKHHIPCNEVKETGHMFPSHLLITATHMYCLREIASRKGFAYIQSRQALNSVVKITSKKKHPELITFKFGSNNSAGVEISAVERYLIPNAGDATKVIKQQIMKVLDALESS; translated from the exons ATGGCGGACGCCGCGGAGGAAGCTCTTCACGGCAGCTG GGACCAGGATCTAGCCGATGCTCTGGATTCTGGTGGCTCTGacatggagatggagagaggcatCACCCAGGTCCAGGAACATTCAGCTCAACACAGAGCCAAGATGTGGAAG ATCGCTCTCAATGTCTCTGGAAAAGGAGACAGTCTGTCTCCCTGGGACGGCGTCTTCGATTTACCAGAACAGACATCAATTCATAATCGAAGTCAACAGCTGATTG ATCAGCTGGGATTAtcggaggaggagagcagcgaCATGGTGTCCGATGTTGAGTCAGTCATCACTTTCTACTGCAAGTCCCGTAACATCACCTTCACTCCAGAGCTGAGCTGGCCGCATCTGCTCAAACCACTACTAGGGCTTCTGCTTCCCCGCAGCGACCTCTACAACTGCTTCTATGCTGTAATGAACAAATACATCCCCAG ggACTGTGTGCCAAACGGCCGCCCCTTCCACCTGTACAGACTACTGCTGCAGTACCACGAGCCTGAGCTCTGCTCTTTCTTGGACACCAAAAAGATAACACCTGACTCCTACGCCATTAACTGG CTGGGCAGTTTATTTTCCAGTCACTGCATTCCTGATGTTACCCAGGCATTGTGGGACTCCTACCTCCAGCAGGCTGACCccttcctcatcttcttcatcatgcTAGTTATGCTCGTCAATGCCAA AGAGGCCATTCTTACACAAGAAGGAGAcagcaaagaagaaataatca AAATGCTGGAAGCGTTCCCTTCGCTCCTGGAATCTGAAGACGTtgaagatttgttttctctggctCAGTATTATCAGAGCAAGACTCCTTTGTCGCTCAGAAAG ATGAATCAGAATCTGTTTGGTTGCAGCCTGGTGGCTCTGAAAGAGGAGGACACAGACCTGAGTCAGGCTCTGTGTCTTCCTGTGTCTGTCCCTGAAATCCTGCAGGCCAACCAGCTTCAGCAG GATGGTGTGCGGTTCTTTGTGGTGGACTGTCGGCCTGCAGAGCAGTACAACGCTGGGCATCTGTCCACGGCCTTCCACCTGGACTCTGACCTG ATGCTCCAGAATCCTTCTGAGTTTGCTCTCTCTGTGAAATCCCTGCTGGAGGCTCAGAAGCAGTCTTTAGAGTCTGGTTCCATCGCCAGCGGAGAGCACCTGTGCTTCATGGGcagtgggagggaggaggaggacatgtaCATGAACATGGTGTTGGCCCATTTCCTGCAG aaaaacaaagaatatgTTAGTATCACTAAAGGAGGTTTTATGG CTCTTCAGCAGCATCTGGTTGACATTAATGTGGAAGGCCTGGACTCTTCATACGTCCACTGGATTGTCAGCACATCAGGGTCTCACAGCAGCCTCAGCTCTGCTGAT GGAGAGTCTCTGAGCAGCCCTGGAGACGGCAAAGGTGTGAAGTCCCTGGTCAACAAAATGACATTTGCTCTCAAGTCCAAATCGGTAAACGTGAAGGAGAAGATGATCAGCTTCATTGAAAATACCTCCACCCCTGTAGACAG GCACGTGAGCAGCAGCGACCGTGTTGGCAAACCTTACCGAGGTGTTAAACCAGTGTTCAGTATCGGTGATGAAGAGGAGTATGACACAG ATGAGATTGACAGCTCCTCAATGTCAGACGATGACAGGAAGGAGATTGTCAACATTCAGACCTGGATAAACAAACCAGACGTAAAGCATCACATTCCATGTAATGAGGTGAAAGAAACTGGCCACATGTTCCCGAG CCACTTGTTGATCACAGCGACTCACATGTATTGCCTGAGGGAGATCGCCTCAAGGAAAGGTTTCGCCTACATCCAATCcagacaagcactgaactcTGTGGTGAAGATCACATCCAAAAAGAAGCACCCCGAACTGATCACCTTCAAGTTTGGCAGCAACAACTCAGCTGGAGTTGAGATATCAGCAGTTGAGAG ATATTTGATACCAAACGCAGGCGACGCCACCAAAGTCATCAAGCAGCAGATCATGAAAGTCCTAGATGCTCTGGAGAGCTCGTAA
- the LOC109625645 gene encoding ICOS ligand-like produces the protein MPVTLCRPGLLLSFITVCSCLDPDCVLGIVGRPVSLPCIYPNISTSVNVSIEWRRGEEVVLRSDWGEDGQWDRWSRDSAVVPADAALTGNMSLLLPTVDPKEDNTYYSLFIVSEGNQSAAVCTVCLRIAASFSPPLVHRGEAEQGEETAFSCHSTGGFPEPAVYWLINDTKKPPEGSVRTLTTSLPDSHLYNITSHLTVNISKDSRVSCMIENLSMNQNLTSTSYGVKSRPLNRRASEAMWIFSTALCVVVGIMVIVGVGYQIHLDRINKRKKKAFRKHQLSRVYDREHQNEEETEDMKPVSKETDV, from the exons ATGCCGGTGACACTGTGTCGTCCAGGACTGCTGCTCAGCTTCATCACTGTCTGCTCCTGTCTGG ACCCAGACTGTGTCCTCGGCATAGTAGGCCGGCCGGTGTCACTGCCCTGCATCTACCCTAACATATCCACCTCTGTGAATGTGTCCATcgagtggaggagaggggaggaggtggtgctcAGATCAGACTGGGGAGAGGATGGACAGTGGGACAGATGGAGCAGAGACAGTGCTGTTGTCCCTGCTGACGCTGCTCTGACTGGAAACATGTCCCTGCTGCTGCCCACAGTGGATCCCAAAGAGGACAACACCTACTATAGTCTGTTCATCGTCTCAGAGGGGAATCAAAGTGCAGCCGTGTGCACTGTGTGTCTCAGAATAGCAG CCAGTTTCAGTCCCCCACTGGTGCACAGGGGGGAGGcagagcagggagaggagacagCCTTCTCGTGTCACTCCACTGGTGGTTTCCCTGAACCTGCTGTCTACTGGCTCATCAACGACACCAAGAAGCCCCCCGAAGGGTCAGTGAGGACCCTGACCACATCACTCCCCGACTCCCATCTCTACAACATCACCAGCCACCTGACGGTCAACATTTCCAAAGACTCCAGAGTGTCGTGCATGATAGAGAACCTGTCCATGAACCAGAACTTGACCTCCACGAGCT ATGGCGTGAAGAGCCGCCCGCTGAACAGACGAGCGTCAGAGGCCATGTGGATCTTCAGCACCGCTCTCTGTGTGGTGGTGGGCATCATGGTGATAGTGGGAGTGGGCTATCAGATCCACCTGGACAGAATAAATAAGCGGAAGAAGAAGGCGTTCCGTAAACATCAGCTGAGCAGAG TGTATGACAGGGAACACCAGAacgaggaggagacagaggacatgAAGCCAGTGTCCAAAGAGACTGATGTTTAA